In Ignavibacteriales bacterium, the following proteins share a genomic window:
- a CDS encoding GyrI-like domain-containing protein yields MQKIDFKKELKKYYNASSKAPEIVEVPAMNFFMIDGEGDPNTSQDYKDSIEALYTVSYTIKFSIKKSALAIDYGVLPLEGLWWMDDMNQFSSANKNLWKWTSMIMQPELVTKEMVEKAIKEVEKKKTLPALSKIRFEKFNEGKCAQIMHIGPYAAEEPTIKSLHEFIKSNGGKFSGEKQKHHEIYLSDPRKSTPEKLKTIIRQPMV; encoded by the coding sequence ATGCAAAAAATTGATTTCAAGAAAGAACTGAAAAAATATTATAATGCTTCATCAAAAGCACCAGAGATTGTTGAAGTGCCAGCTATGAATTTTTTTATGATCGATGGTGAAGGAGACCCAAATACTTCGCAGGATTATAAGGATTCGATTGAAGCGCTTTATACGGTTTCATATACAATTAAATTTTCAATCAAGAAATCTGCTTTGGCAATTGATTATGGAGTTTTACCGCTTGAAGGTTTGTGGTGGATGGATGATATGAATCAATTCAGCAGTGCAAATAAAAACCTGTGGAAGTGGACATCTATGATTATGCAGCCTGAGTTGGTAACTAAAGAAATGGTTGAGAAAGCAATAAAAGAAGTAGAAAAGAAAAAAACTCTTCCAGCCTTGTCCAAAATAAGATTTGAAAAATTCAATGAAGGAAAGTGCGCGCAGATAATGCATATTGGTCCTTATGCAGCAGAAGAACCAACAATAAAAAGCCTGCACGAATTTATTAAATCCAATGGAGGTAAATTTAGTGGAGAAAAACAAAAGCACCACGAGATTTATTTAAGTGACCCAAGGAAAAGCACACCGGAAAAGTTAAAGACAATCATCAGGCAACCGATGGTGTGA
- a CDS encoding PQQ-dependent sugar dehydrogenase, with amino-acid sequence MIKIIFILLTLVNANAFFAQYKLQNAFPKLTFNQPLGFQDARDGTNRVFIVTQEGLIYVLENSPSVNTKKIFLDIKDKVKSGGEMGLLGLAFHPNFKSNEYIYVNYTAPAPLRTIIARFSVDKNNPDVVDKNTELKILEVKQPFENHNGGQLAFGPDGFLYIGMGDGGSYGDPQNNAQNTSVLLGKMLRINIDKSSGGRNYSIPKDNPFLNNTRSFREEIWALGLRNPWRFSFDFVSGWLWAADVGQDKWEEVDIIKKGKFYGWRTMEGNHCYNPANNCDTSDIVLPVWEYGHNDSGGYSITGGYVYRGSSIIDLYGKYIYGDYVSGKIWALDYTGISQTANQLLINSKKNISSFGTDKNDEIYVCSYDGKIYKLICSNPANIFPEKSTGYGLYYNFPNSFYPRTTIIADVKKEGQVKIEIFDSNGIKIETLIDNVVPAGRHKFLWDATGYPIGVYIYQMTAGKIHITKKLVLMK; translated from the coding sequence ATGATTAAAATAATTTTTATACTTTTAACTCTCGTTAATGCTAATGCATTTTTTGCCCAGTACAAATTGCAAAATGCTTTTCCCAAACTAACTTTCAATCAACCACTAGGTTTTCAGGATGCACGGGATGGTACAAATAGAGTTTTTATTGTAACGCAGGAAGGGTTAATATACGTTTTAGAAAACAGTCCATCAGTCAACACTAAAAAAATATTTCTGGATATAAAAGATAAGGTGAAAAGTGGCGGCGAGATGGGATTACTGGGATTGGCTTTTCATCCTAACTTTAAAAGCAACGAGTACATCTATGTTAATTATACTGCGCCGGCTCCGCTAAGAACTATAATCGCGCGATTCTCAGTGGATAAAAACAACCCTGATGTAGTTGATAAGAATACAGAATTAAAAATTCTTGAAGTAAAACAACCTTTTGAAAACCATAATGGTGGACAACTTGCATTTGGACCGGATGGATTTTTGTATATAGGAATGGGTGATGGTGGTTCCTATGGAGATCCTCAAAACAATGCTCAAAATACTTCAGTACTGTTAGGCAAAATGCTTCGCATTAATATTGATAAATCCAGTGGTGGAAGAAATTATTCTATTCCAAAGGATAATCCATTTTTAAATAATACCCGAAGTTTCCGCGAAGAAATTTGGGCTTTAGGATTACGCAATCCCTGGCGCTTTAGTTTTGATTTTGTTTCTGGATGGCTTTGGGCAGCAGATGTTGGGCAGGACAAATGGGAAGAAGTTGATATCATAAAGAAAGGAAAATTTTATGGCTGGAGAACGATGGAAGGAAATCATTGTTATAACCCGGCAAATAATTGCGATACTTCTGATATAGTATTACCGGTTTGGGAATACGGTCACAATGACAGCGGTGGTTATTCTATAACAGGTGGTTACGTGTACCGTGGTTCTTCAATAATAGATTTATATGGGAAATACATTTATGGCGATTATGTGTCTGGTAAAATATGGGCATTAGATTATACTGGTATTAGCCAAACTGCAAACCAATTACTTATCAATAGCAAAAAAAATATTTCATCTTTCGGTACAGATAAAAATGATGAGATTTATGTTTGTTCGTATGATGGAAAAATTTACAAACTAATTTGTTCTAATCCAGCAAATATTTTCCCTGAAAAATCAACCGGTTATGGACTCTATTATAATTTTCCCAATTCTTTTTATCCAAGAACAACAATAATCGCCGATGTAAAAAAAGAAGGGCAAGTAAAAATAGAAATCTTTGATTCAAACGGAATTAAAATTGAGACCCTGATAGATAATGTTGTTCCGGCAGGTCGCCATAAATTTTTATGGGATGCAACTGGCTATCCAATTGGCGTTTACATTTACCAGATGACTGCTGGGAAAATCCACATTACTAAAAAATTGGTGTTGATGAAATAA
- a CDS encoding DEAD/DEAH box helicase has protein sequence MSFEKLNLIKPIQKALATEGYTVPTPIQLQAIPVIMERRDLLGCAQTGTGKTAAFAVPILQILYAEKAEWNTKKNINSLILTPTRELAVQIGESFSAYGKHTGLKNLVIFGGVPQKNQTDKLRDGVDILIATPGRLLDLMNQNYISLKHIKLFVLDEADRMLDMGFIHDVKKIISKLPVKRQSLFFSATMPPEIVKLARTILTDPVKIEVTPESPTVEAIKQAVYFVSKQDKRNLLIHLLKDKTIDSALVFTRTKHGADNVAKFLIKAKIHAEVIHGNKSQNARQRALNNFKTKQTRVLVATDIAARGIDIDELSHVINFEIPNISETYIHRIGRTGRAGLSGIALSLCDADEKAYLKDINKLIGIPIPVIKDHPYVMIETGNEKPKPIVNKAPPERNKIKKSDAPGTTKQNKRKWYTKAWSNKK, from the coding sequence ATGTCATTCGAAAAACTAAATCTTATAAAACCTATACAAAAAGCATTGGCAACTGAAGGATATACTGTGCCCACACCAATTCAACTTCAGGCAATTCCTGTTATTATGGAAAGAAGAGACTTGCTTGGCTGTGCACAAACGGGAACAGGTAAAACAGCAGCCTTTGCTGTTCCAATCCTGCAAATTCTTTATGCTGAAAAAGCTGAATGGAATACAAAGAAAAATATAAATTCCCTTATTCTTACTCCAACAAGGGAACTTGCGGTTCAGATTGGAGAAAGCTTTTCTGCTTACGGAAAACATACCGGGCTTAAGAACCTGGTTATATTTGGCGGAGTGCCGCAAAAAAATCAGACCGATAAATTGAGAGATGGCGTGGATATACTTATCGCTACACCAGGCAGGCTTCTGGATCTGATGAATCAAAACTATATCAGTCTAAAGCATATTAAATTGTTTGTGCTTGATGAAGCTGACCGTATGCTGGATATGGGTTTTATACACGATGTAAAAAAAATAATTTCTAAGTTGCCCGTAAAAAGGCAATCGTTGTTTTTTTCTGCAACTATGCCACCGGAAATTGTAAAACTGGCGCGCACTATTTTAACAGACCCGGTTAAAATTGAGGTAACACCAGAATCGCCAACAGTTGAAGCGATAAAGCAGGCAGTATATTTTGTAAGTAAGCAGGATAAGAGAAATCTGCTCATTCACCTGTTAAAAGATAAAACAATTGATTCCGCACTTGTTTTTACACGAACCAAACACGGCGCTGATAATGTTGCCAAGTTTTTAATCAAAGCAAAAATCCACGCGGAAGTTATTCATGGAAATAAATCGCAGAATGCCCGGCAGCGTGCTTTGAATAATTTTAAAACGAAACAAACCAGGGTGCTTGTAGCAACAGATATAGCTGCACGGGGAATTGATATTGATGAACTTTCCCACGTAATAAATTTTGAGATACCAAACATATCCGAAACTTATATCCACCGTATCGGGCGCACGGGCAGAGCGGGATTAAGCGGAATTGCACTTTCATTATGCGATGCAGATGAAAAAGCATACCTGAAGGATATAAACAAACTTATCGGGATTCCAATTCCTGTTATTAAAGATCATCCTTATGTTATGATTGAAACCGGTAATGAAAAACCTAAACCAATTGTAAATAAAGCTCCGCCCGAAAGAAATAAAATTAAAAAAAGTGATGCACCCGGCACTACAAAGCAAAATAAAAGGAAATGGTATACCAAAGCGTGGAGTAATAAAAAGTAG
- a CDS encoding redoxin domain-containing protein, translating into MKKIFLTVFFLSITIVCYSQETINLHKPKENPFKYEWEQFDLLFDSSYVHTWLENGWINIEQISKSNKLIWRTVLAKGDLQNKPIIIKSKTLIEINDATKKYFIRAEASINRIPFIVLRGLIQDDISENEGFDPTEYNLNFVYSKVINEEKGFQEWEYAGWKYIGFGKNDNPKTNGIFRLDHYNYTDETDFRSGLSNNSVFIWEDKHFYYDKGFLYAELLSDAYVNSTASLEECPNFTIEKWYNSDKGITKNELKGKLSIVYFWRANCWITTYPLVKLNYLHEKYSKDGLRVIGIHENKRKDLLEKYLLENPDIIFPIGFDSGKTKVDFEVDSSPFFFIIDGKGKIIKMLKFIPSEEQVKKLLFNLDK; encoded by the coding sequence ATGAAAAAAATATTTTTAACAGTCTTTTTTCTATCGATAACCATAGTATGCTATTCACAAGAAACAATTAACCTTCATAAACCGAAAGAAAATCCTTTTAAATATGAGTGGGAACAATTCGATCTGCTCTTTGATTCAAGTTATGTTCACACCTGGTTGGAAAACGGTTGGATAAATATTGAACAAATCAGTAAGTCGAATAAACTTATTTGGCGAACAGTTCTTGCAAAAGGAGATCTACAAAACAAACCAATAATAATAAAAAGCAAAACCCTTATAGAAATAAATGATGCTACTAAAAAATATTTTATAAGAGCTGAAGCATCAATCAATCGAATTCCTTTTATAGTTTTGCGTGGATTAATACAAGATGACATTTCAGAGAATGAGGGATTTGATCCTACCGAATATAACTTAAATTTTGTTTATTCAAAGGTTATTAACGAAGAAAAGGGTTTCCAAGAATGGGAATATGCTGGTTGGAAATATATTGGATTCGGAAAAAATGACAATCCAAAGACAAACGGAATTTTCAGGCTTGACCACTATAATTATACAGATGAAACCGATTTTAGGTCAGGCTTAAGTAATAATAGTGTGTTTATTTGGGAAGACAAACATTTCTATTATGATAAAGGATTTTTATATGCCGAGCTTCTTTCTGACGCCTATGTAAATAGTACAGCATCGTTAGAAGAGTGCCCTAATTTTACGATTGAGAAATGGTACAATAGTGATAAAGGAATAACAAAAAATGAATTGAAAGGTAAGCTTTCTATTGTTTATTTTTGGCGTGCAAACTGTTGGATTACGACTTATCCACTCGTAAAATTGAATTATTTACATGAAAAATACAGTAAAGACGGATTGCGAGTAATTGGTATCCACGAAAATAAACGAAAAGACCTACTTGAAAAATATCTTCTTGAGAATCCGGATATCATTTTTCCTATTGGTTTCGATTCCGGAAAAACAAAGGTAGATTTCGAAGTTGATTCATCCCCATTTTTTTTTATTATAGATGGTAAAGGGAAGATAATTAAAATGCTAAAGTTCATTCCATCAGAAGAACAGGTTAAAAAGCTATTATTCAATTTAGATAAATAA
- a CDS encoding DUF1028 domain-containing protein has product MKSRIKLILGIIFILTTINSAQTFFGSNPLAHTFSIVARDSITGEIGIAVQSHWFNVGAVVTWGEAGVGVVATQSFVNPSFGIRGLELLKQGLSPKEAVDKLIEEDEGRDVRQLAILDAKGRVAAYTGKNCIPDAGHIVGNNFSVQANLMASDKVWPAMAKAFQESKDQLAERMIAALEAGQKAGGDIRGKQSAAILVFKGKSSGKAWEDKLIDLHVEDNPEPIKEIKRTLKVFRAYEHMNAGDLATEKGNMELAMQEYSTAEKMFPQNEEMQFWHAVTLTNNGLLDKAIPIFKKVFAKNNNWKILTPRLIKVGQLKVDDAGLKKILGN; this is encoded by the coding sequence ATGAAATCAAGAATTAAATTAATTTTAGGAATAATTTTTATTCTCACTACCATTAATAGCGCACAAACTTTTTTTGGATCAAATCCATTAGCGCACACATTTTCTATTGTTGCAAGGGATTCAATTACCGGGGAGATTGGAATTGCCGTACAATCTCATTGGTTTAATGTTGGTGCGGTTGTTACCTGGGGCGAAGCAGGTGTTGGAGTTGTTGCCACTCAATCATTTGTAAATCCATCCTTCGGAATCCGCGGGCTTGAACTATTAAAACAAGGGTTATCTCCAAAGGAAGCTGTTGATAAATTGATTGAAGAAGATGAAGGAAGAGATGTACGCCAGCTTGCTATATTGGATGCAAAAGGAAGAGTAGCTGCATACACCGGGAAAAATTGCATTCCAGATGCTGGACATATTGTTGGCAATAATTTTTCTGTACAGGCAAATTTAATGGCGAGCGATAAAGTTTGGCCCGCGATGGCAAAGGCTTTTCAGGAATCAAAAGATCAGCTTGCTGAAAGAATGATTGCTGCTTTAGAAGCGGGGCAAAAAGCTGGTGGTGATATTAGAGGAAAACAATCCGCAGCAATATTAGTTTTTAAAGGGAAATCAAGCGGAAAGGCGTGGGAGGATAAATTGATTGACCTGCACGTTGAAGATAATCCGGAACCTATAAAAGAAATAAAAAGAACATTAAAAGTATTCCGAGCATATGAACACATGAACGCCGGCGATTTGGCTACCGAAAAAGGAAATATGGAATTAGCCATGCAGGAATATTCCACTGCTGAAAAAATGTTTCCACAAAATGAAGAAATGCAATTTTGGCATGCGGTTACTTTAACCAATAATGGATTACTGGATAAAGCTATTCCAATTTTTAAAAAAGTTTTTGCCAAAAACAATAACTGGAAAATCCTAACTCCAAGACTTATAAAAGTCGGTCAGCTAAAAGTAGATGACGCTGGTTTGAAAAAAATTTTAGGAAATTAA
- a CDS encoding AraC family transcriptional regulator → MKTKQEISLAEYKARINRVIKFIDDNLNKDLSLEVLANAACFSQFHFHRIFNSIIGETPGDFVKRLRIEKAANYLTLFPNLSITEIAFNCGFSSSASFARAFKEHFGLSATKWKENGYKNISSDNSKNSKTVSKNRKDKLQNEKYFSSVNNLTTQINLLKEIVKPEIKKMPALHLAYVAHLKGYNKGITDAYDKLCRWAGPRGYINQDSLFVGISLDDPEITPENKCRYYACITVPQEVAAQGEINIIDIPETNSAVFRFKIKEEEIKAAYDSVFKDWLPTSGYQPDNQYCYEIYYGSADKNPENKYDMAICLPVKPL, encoded by the coding sequence ATGAAAACAAAGCAAGAAATTTCTTTAGCTGAATATAAAGCAAGAATAAACCGGGTTATTAAATTTATTGATGATAACCTAAACAAAGATCTTTCACTTGAAGTGCTTGCTAATGCAGCCTGCTTCTCGCAATTCCATTTTCATAGAATCTTTAATTCAATTATTGGAGAAACTCCGGGTGATTTTGTAAAAAGATTGCGAATTGAAAAGGCAGCAAATTACTTGACCTTATTTCCAAACCTGTCAATTACAGAAATAGCATTTAACTGTGGATTCTCTTCATCTGCTTCATTTGCGCGTGCATTTAAAGAACACTTTGGATTAAGCGCAACTAAATGGAAAGAAAATGGTTACAAAAATATTTCTTCTGATAATAGCAAGAATAGTAAAACAGTTAGCAAGAATAGAAAAGATAAACTCCAAAATGAAAAGTATTTTTCTTCTGTAAATAATTTAACTACACAGATTAATTTATTGAAGGAAATAGTGAAACCAGAAATTAAAAAAATGCCGGCACTTCATTTAGCATACGTTGCTCATCTTAAAGGTTATAATAAAGGTATAACCGATGCGTATGATAAACTTTGCCGTTGGGCGGGACCGAGAGGTTACATAAACCAAGATTCCCTGTTCGTCGGAATTTCTCTTGATGATCCGGAAATAACTCCAGAAAATAAATGCCGCTATTATGCCTGCATAACTGTTCCGCAAGAAGTTGCTGCCCAGGGTGAAATCAATATAATTGATATTCCGGAAACTAACTCCGCTGTCTTCAGATTCAAAATAAAAGAAGAAGAGATAAAGGCAGCATACGATTCTGTTTTTAAGGATTGGCTCCCTACAAGCGGATATCAGCCGGATAATCAATATTGTTATGAAATATACTACGGAAGTGCGGATAAGAATCCTGAAAATAAATATGATATGGCAATTTGTTTACCTGTAAAACCACTTTAA
- a CDS encoding nucleoside deaminase codes for MDIFMQAAIEEAKLGLKQGGIPIGSVLVKDNKIIGSGHNKRVQENDPIIHAEIDCLRNAGRIGSYKDTILYSTLMPCYLCGGAIVQFGIKKVYAGESKTFPGSKNFLEEHSVEVIDLDLDECKKLMLDFIQSNPKLWNEDIGEL; via the coding sequence ATGGATATTTTTATGCAAGCAGCAATAGAAGAAGCTAAACTTGGGTTAAAGCAAGGCGGAATTCCAATTGGATCGGTTTTGGTAAAAGACAATAAAATAATTGGAAGCGGACATAATAAACGTGTTCAGGAAAATGATCCAATTATTCATGCAGAAATTGATTGTTTAAGAAATGCCGGAAGGATCGGCAGTTATAAAGATACAATCCTTTATTCCACACTTATGCCCTGCTATCTGTGCGGAGGTGCCATTGTACAATTTGGGATAAAAAAAGTTTATGCTGGCGAATCAAAAACTTTCCCTGGTTCAAAAAATTTTCTAGAGGAACATAGCGTTGAGGTGATTGATCTTGATTTAGATGAATGCAAAAAGTTGATGTTGGATTTCATTCAATCCAATCCCAAACTTTGGAATGAAGATATTGGCGAATTATAA
- a CDS encoding NCS2 family permease yields MLEKFFKLKEHNTNFKTEVLAGATTFMTMAYIIFVNPNILKDAGLPFEPTVVSTCLVAAIVTIMIGVFTNYPFALAAGMGLNAFLVYGVVIGMKVPWQVGMGMIFIEGIIIAILVLTNFREAIMDAIPMNLKKAIGVGIGLFIVFIGLKDAGIVTGHPVTFVALGNIKSAGVLVATIGIFITALLIVKKIKGALLYGIILTSLIGMIFKNADGTAITSLPKIIFTDFSQGAFSTIGHLDILGALKWNYAVPIFSFLISDFFDTMGTVILIAGAANFLDAKGKIPRLKNVLLIDSLAAVLGGFFCSSSATTYIESVSGVTAGGRTGLTSVVTGIFFILAIFIAPLIGIVPIQAIAPALIIVGFLMMSIILEINFNSFEEGFPAFLTLITIPLTFSISNGIGIGFISYTVIKLLVGKAKDVHLLMYIATIVFIIDFILK; encoded by the coding sequence ATGCTGGAAAAATTTTTTAAGTTAAAAGAACATAACACTAACTTTAAAACAGAAGTTTTAGCTGGTGCCACAACTTTTATGACGATGGCTTATATTATTTTTGTTAATCCAAATATTCTTAAAGATGCGGGTTTACCATTTGAGCCAACTGTAGTTTCCACCTGCCTGGTGGCGGCAATTGTAACAATAATGATAGGTGTTTTTACAAATTATCCATTTGCACTGGCAGCCGGAATGGGGTTAAATGCCTTCCTGGTTTATGGTGTAGTTATCGGAATGAAAGTTCCGTGGCAGGTTGGAATGGGAATGATTTTCATTGAAGGAATCATAATTGCCATCCTTGTATTAACTAATTTCCGCGAAGCAATTATGGATGCAATTCCAATGAATTTAAAAAAAGCAATTGGTGTAGGCATTGGATTGTTTATTGTTTTTATCGGATTGAAAGATGCCGGTATTGTAACTGGTCATCCTGTTACTTTCGTTGCGCTTGGAAATATAAAGAGCGCCGGAGTTTTAGTAGCTACAATCGGCATTTTTATTACCGCCTTGCTAATAGTGAAAAAAATAAAAGGCGCACTTTTATATGGAATTATTTTAACTTCTTTAATCGGAATGATTTTTAAAAACGCTGACGGAACAGCAATTACTTCTTTACCCAAAATCATCTTCACAGATTTCAGTCAGGGAGCTTTTTCAACCATCGGACATCTGGATATTCTTGGAGCATTAAAATGGAATTATGCTGTACCTATTTTTTCATTTCTTATAAGTGATTTTTTTGACACAATGGGAACAGTTATATTAATTGCGGGTGCAGCAAATTTTCTGGATGCAAAAGGAAAGATACCAAGGTTAAAAAATGTTTTATTAATAGATTCACTTGCTGCTGTATTGGGTGGATTTTTCTGCTCCAGTTCAGCAACTACATACATTGAAAGCGTTTCAGGAGTTACAGCGGGTGGTAGAACCGGTTTAACTTCTGTTGTAACGGGAATATTTTTTATTTTAGCAATATTTATTGCACCTCTAATTGGTATAGTTCCAATTCAGGCAATTGCACCTGCGTTAATAATAGTCGGATTCCTAATGATGTCTATAATTCTGGAAATAAATTTTAATTCTTTCGAAGAAGGATTCCCGGCTTTTTTAACTTTAATTACTATTCCACTTACTTTCAGTATATCAAATGGAATTGGAATTGGTTTTATATCATACACAGTAATCAAATTGCTTGTTGGAAAAGCCAAAGATGTTCATCTTTTAATGTATATTGCAACAATTGTTTTTATAATTGATTTTATTCTTAAATAA
- a CDS encoding homocysteine S-methyltransferase family protein: protein MSKNILELLSSGIILVSDGAMGTELQKRGMKPGTCPELLNATDPELIRAIHKDYFDAGSNIVETNSFGGSRARLAMHQLENRISELAKLAAENAKIVCPPGKFVAGSVGPTGNILEPLGDLSLDKAYDIFAEQLEALAEGGVDIIFIETMMAIEEAEIAVKAAKEKTNLPVAATMTFEAGQSGLRTMWGVDITTAVERLTSAGADIIGSNCGRGFDEMIEVVKAMRSLTSLPILAQANAGIPELINGINVYKETPELISAKVEYLLNERVNIIGGCCGTGPQHIKAIRLLVDKIVNNSLKK from the coding sequence ATGTCAAAGAATATTTTAGAATTACTTTCATCAGGGATCATACTTGTATCTGATGGCGCAATGGGTACAGAACTTCAAAAACGGGGAATGAAACCCGGTACCTGTCCTGAATTGTTAAACGCAACGGATCCCGAACTGATCCGGGCAATTCACAAAGATTACTTTGATGCCGGCTCAAACATAGTAGAAACGAATTCCTTTGGTGGCAGCAGGGCAAGACTTGCAATGCATCAATTAGAGAACCGTATTAGCGAACTTGCAAAATTGGCAGCAGAAAATGCAAAAATAGTTTGCCCACCAGGAAAATTTGTTGCTGGTTCTGTTGGTCCTACTGGTAATATTCTGGAGCCACTCGGTGATTTGAGTCTGGATAAAGCTTATGATATTTTTGCTGAACAATTAGAAGCACTTGCAGAAGGCGGAGTTGATATTATTTTTATTGAAACGATGATGGCAATAGAGGAAGCAGAAATTGCTGTAAAAGCTGCTAAAGAAAAAACTAATTTACCGGTTGCCGCAACAATGACGTTTGAAGCAGGTCAGTCTGGTTTACGAACAATGTGGGGTGTTGATATTACAACAGCGGTGGAAAGATTGACAAGCGCAGGAGCAGATATTATTGGATCGAACTGCGGGCGGGGTTTTGATGAAATGATTGAAGTTGTAAAAGCGATGAGATCTTTAACTTCATTACCAATACTTGCCCAGGCTAATGCCGGTATTCCTGAATTGATAAATGGAATAAATGTTTATAAAGAAACTCCTGAATTAATTTCAGCTAAAGTAGAATATTTATTGAATGAGCGCGTAAATATAATTGGAGGATGCTGCGGTACCGGACCACAACATATTAAAGCAATAAGACTACTGGTTGATAAAATTGTTAATAATTCCCTTAAGAAATAA
- a CDS encoding YwbE family protein, which yields MEGIKRGDIKTDLHVAIVLKADQRSGELTEGYVRNILTNSSKHPHGIKVRLETGEVGRVKKILD from the coding sequence ATGGAAGGAATAAAACGAGGTGATATAAAGACCGACTTACACGTGGCAATTGTGCTAAAGGCAGATCAGCGCTCAGGTGAACTGACGGAAGGCTATGTAAGAAATATTCTAACCAATTCCTCAAAACATCCGCATGGAATAAAAGTCCGTTTAGAAACTGGTGAAGTTGGGCGTGTAAAAAAGATATTGGATTAA
- a CDS encoding substrate-binding domain-containing protein — MKRCRKYLLDFFTAFSFMFALIACEVSDNEKETPEEIVDISHFNVENFRRVDGSTSNIPMMTVIACEIFKLSYNWYDAGDGTMVPIALHDTAKTKEVDFVRSIHFAKSIRAFNRLIFDSTDVILVANAPSADQLQTAASQGVSFTVAPIALDGIVFLVNAANLLDNLTSDQIIGIYTGEIKNWKEVGGNDAAINPYIRNPNSGSQVLMEELVMKNRLMIYAEQMILMDMMGLINQIIADPNGIGYSVYFYSSTMVPRNDIKRISVNGVKPGTATINSGAYKYTAPVYAIIRSNLNKNSNAYLFWKWLQTNAGQIAVAKSGYVSYSGKN, encoded by the coding sequence ATGAAAAGATGTAGAAAATATCTATTAGATTTCTTCACTGCTTTTAGTTTTATGTTTGCTTTAATTGCCTGCGAAGTATCCGATAATGAAAAAGAAACTCCGGAAGAAATAGTTGATATTAGCCATTTTAATGTTGAAAATTTTCGCAGGGTTGATGGTTCTACTTCAAACATTCCAATGATGACCGTAATTGCCTGCGAAATATTCAAGTTATCTTATAATTGGTACGATGCCGGTGATGGTACAATGGTGCCTATCGCTTTACACGATACTGCAAAAACAAAAGAAGTAGATTTTGTGAGAAGTATACATTTTGCTAAAAGTATAAGAGCATTTAACAGACTTATATTCGACAGCACAGATGTAATTCTTGTGGCAAATGCTCCTTCGGCAGACCAGCTTCAGACTGCTGCCAGCCAGGGTGTAAGCTTTACAGTTGCACCAATTGCTTTAGATGGAATTGTATTTCTGGTCAATGCGGCTAATCTATTAGATAATCTTACTTCTGACCAAATTATTGGAATTTATACTGGTGAAATAAAAAACTGGAAAGAAGTTGGTGGTAATGATGCAGCAATAAATCCATATATAAGAAATCCAAATTCAGGCAGCCAGGTGTTAATGGAAGAACTTGTTATGAAAAACCGCTTGATGATTTATGCTGAACAAATGATTTTAATGGATATGATGGGATTGATAAATCAAATTATTGCGGATCCAAATGGTATTGGATACTCAGTTTATTTTTACAGTTCAACTATGGTTCCGCGTAATGATATAAAAAGAATTTCTGTTAATGGTGTTAAACCTGGTACAGCAACAATCAATAGCGGAGCATACAAATATACTGCACCTGTTTACGCCATTATTAGATCTAACCTAAATAAAAATTCCAATGCCTACCTTTTCTGGAAATGGCTGCAAACTAATGCTGGACAAATTGCAGTTGCAAAAAGCGGGTATGTTTCTTACAGTGGTAAAAACTAA
- a CDS encoding bacteriohemerythrin → MAYLIWNEEYSVGISSIDEQHKKLFEILNNLHDAMKIGKAKNILSQIITELFEYTTFHFSTEENYLQTYNYPTYLGHKKEHNIFVAKVIEFQDKFNLSSGMTSIEMLHFLKDWISQHVMGTDKKYSEYLLKKGAK, encoded by the coding sequence ATGGCATATCTAATTTGGAATGAAGAATACAGTGTTGGAATCAGTTCTATTGATGAACAGCATAAAAAACTATTTGAAATATTAAACAACTTACACGATGCGATGAAGATTGGGAAAGCAAAAAATATTCTATCACAAATTATAACTGAACTTTTCGAATACACAACTTTCCATTTTTCAACTGAAGAAAATTATCTTCAAACGTATAACTATCCCACTTACCTGGGGCACAAAAAAGAGCACAATATTTTTGTTGCTAAAGTAATTGAATTTCAAGACAAGTTTAATCTATCAAGCGGTATGACCTCAATCGAGATGCTCCACTTTCTTAAAGACTGGATATCCCAGCATGTTATGGGTACTGATAAGAAGTATTCCGAATATCTGCTTAAGAAAGGTGCGAAATAA